A window from Heliangelus exortis chromosome 17, bHelExo1.hap1, whole genome shotgun sequence encodes these proteins:
- the NSMCE1 gene encoding non-structural maintenance of chromosomes element 1 homolog isoform X1, giving the protein MAAQMTDAHRRFLQVLMSHGILDGSEARKLHRRCCEIHKVYYAHDKLDDFISVINSHLQPLFMQIRKGMSEDDGRAHYALVNLAETEITKMASDYTENELELFRKTMDLIILSENGFAPSTEILNLADQLKTKKMKKKEAEQVLKVFVEDKWLSEKNGEYTLHTRCIIEMEQYILSNYQDVARKCNICHSLAIQSQVCESCGTGMHLPCVRKYFRAQTEPRCPQCNDFWSCDIPGMNRADSPSPTKTGRAEKSLILGTRR; this is encoded by the exons ATGGCAGCTCAGATGACTGATGCTCATCGGCGGTTCCTGCAGGTCCTGATGTCCCACGGGATACTGGATGGGTCAGAGGCCAGGAAATTACACAGGCGGTGCTGTGAAATCCATAAAG tctacTACGCACACGATAAACTGGATGATTTCATCAGTGTTATTAACAGCCACCTGCAGCCTTTGTTTATGCAGATCCGGAAAGGGATGTCAGAAGATGATGGGAGAGCACATTATGCCCTG GTGAACTTGGCAGAAACTGAAATAACTAAAATGGCATCTGACTATACAGAAAACGAGCTAGAATTGTTCAGGAAAACA aTGGACCTTATTATTTTATCAGAGAATGGCTTTGCCCCTTCTACAGAGATTTTAAACTTGGCTGACCAACTtaagacaaagaaaatgaagaagaaggAAGCGGAACAAGTGCTGAAAGTTTTTGTGGAAGATAAGTGGCTCTCTGAG aaaaatggAGAATACACTCTGCATACTCGCTGCATAATTGAGATGGAACAATACATTCTCAGCAACTACCAAGATGTGGCAAGGAAGTGCAACATCTGTCACAGCCTTGCTATCCAG AGCCAAGTATGTGAATCCTGTGGAACTGGAATGCATCTGCCTTGTGTCAGGAAGTACTTTAGAGCTCAGACTGAACCACGCTGCCCACAGTGTAATGACTTCTGGTCTTGTGACATTCCAG GTATGAATCGGGCAGACTCTCCGTCACCAACAAAAA
- the NSMCE1 gene encoding non-structural maintenance of chromosomes element 1 homolog isoform X2, translating into MGQRPGNYTGGAVKSIKPLFMQIRKGMSEDDGRAHYALVNLAETEITKMASDYTENELELFRKTMDLIILSENGFAPSTEILNLADQLKTKKMKKKEAEQVLKVFVEDKWLSEKNGEYTLHTRCIIEMEQYILSNYQDVARKCNICHSLAIQSQVCESCGTGMHLPCVRKYFRAQTEPRCPQCNDFWSCDIPGMNRADSPSPTKTGRAEKSLILGTRR; encoded by the exons ATGGGTCAGAGGCCAGGAAATTACACAGGCGGTGCTGTGAAATCCATAAAG CCTTTGTTTATGCAGATCCGGAAAGGGATGTCAGAAGATGATGGGAGAGCACATTATGCCCTG GTGAACTTGGCAGAAACTGAAATAACTAAAATGGCATCTGACTATACAGAAAACGAGCTAGAATTGTTCAGGAAAACA aTGGACCTTATTATTTTATCAGAGAATGGCTTTGCCCCTTCTACAGAGATTTTAAACTTGGCTGACCAACTtaagacaaagaaaatgaagaagaaggAAGCGGAACAAGTGCTGAAAGTTTTTGTGGAAGATAAGTGGCTCTCTGAG aaaaatggAGAATACACTCTGCATACTCGCTGCATAATTGAGATGGAACAATACATTCTCAGCAACTACCAAGATGTGGCAAGGAAGTGCAACATCTGTCACAGCCTTGCTATCCAG AGCCAAGTATGTGAATCCTGTGGAACTGGAATGCATCTGCCTTGTGTCAGGAAGTACTTTAGAGCTCAGACTGAACCACGCTGCCCACAGTGTAATGACTTCTGGTCTTGTGACATTCCAG GTATGAATCGGGCAGACTCTCCGTCACCAACAAAAA